CCACGGATCAGGTCGTCACCGCTATTGCCTGCAATCACGTCATCGCCGGACCCGCCATACAGCACATCCGTCTCGCGCCCGCCGTCGATTGTGTCGTCGCCCGCGCCGCCATAAGCGATGTCCTGACCCAGACCCGTATCAATCGTTTCATCGCCATCGGTACCCGCAATAAGATCAGAGTCTTCGTCGGCGGTTTGCACGATTTCCCGACCGAATAGGCTGATGTTCACGGTTTCGGGGTCGGTTACGCCTTCAAGGATAATCGCGGTTTGGTCGCCTACGTTGATCAACGTATTTTCACCCGCTTCATCAGGCGTGATCGTCAGTTCGCTGCCGTCAAAGATCGCAGGAATTTCCAATTCGATCCGTTCGCGGGCCTCATAATCGGTGATGGTTGTGGGTTCGCCTTCGTTATCCCACCGCACGGCAAAGGCGTCGTTGCCACCCCCACCTGAAATCTCGTCGCCTTCATCACCAATCAGGATGTCATTGCCGAAGCCGCCGAATAGCGTGTCGGCTTCATCTTCACCGGTGCCCGCATCAAGCGCCATGATCAGGTCTGCGCCAAGATCGCCATAGATCGTGTCCGCACCGGCGTCGTCCATGATCGCATCGTCGCCATCACCACCACGTGTCAGATCATCGCCTTCGTTATTTCCGGCAGAGAAATCATTCCCCTCCCCCAAAAACACGCGGTCATCGCCCGCGCCGCCCGTGACTGTATCATCGCCGTCGAATGCACGGATCAGGTCGTCGCCTTCGGTGCCTTCTTCGGTGTCATCGCCTGCGGTCAGATCCAGAAAGTTTGTGACTGGGGCCGTGGCCGCCGTTGGTGTGTCCGGCTGATCCGCGTCATCACTAGAGCCGCTATCGCCTGCGACGTCACCGGCAGATGAACTGCCGCTGTCGCTAAACAAAAGGCCCGATAAGCCAAGCAAAATCAGTACTGGTAAAACAAATTCCATATTCGACCCCCATCGAAATGACTTTTACGCTGCACCCGTTGATCGGCGTGCAGCGCTATAATGACCCCAATAGGACCCGTTCAGGCTGTATGGTCAAGCAGTTAGGTTGAGGGTGTTTCTTATTGTGGATCAATGCGATGCCATGGCTCGCATTGTTTCCGCATCGGATTACTTCTCTGGATGGCTTTCCGCGAATGCGGCTTTGGCCGCATCGGACGCGTCTGTCTGGTGTTTGTCGCGCCAATCGGCAAACGGCATTCCGTAGAACGCTTCACGCCCTGCGTCTTTGTCCATCTCAATACCGCGTTCATTGGCGGCTTCTTGGTACCAGCGGCTCAGGCAATTCCGGCAAAACCCTGCAAGGTTCATCATATCGATGTTTTGGGCGTCAGGCCGATCTTCCATTAAATGCTTCTGCAGGCGGCGGAAAGCGGCGGCTTCGATCTCGATGCGGGTTTGGTCGTCCATGGTCTTATCCTTTCACAGGCCGGTATCGGCCAGAACTTTGTCTAATATCGGGGCGAGCCTGCCAGCCCACAAGGCCTGTCCGGCAGCATCCGCGATCAAATCATTGCGCAATTCGATCAGGACATTCGGGCGATTGTGGGCCGTTGCATGACGATCAATCGCATCGTCGGGGAAATAGCCAACATAGGGGGCGTTGTCGCCGACACACCAACCCATCGCTTCACAGGCGGCAATCAGCGGACGCGCCAGACGGTCATCATCCGCATAAAGCACACCGATCTCCCACGGGCGCGGCGGGCGTCCTCGCATTTGTGGCGTAAACGAATGAACAGAACAAATCACCGTGTCGTCGCGCCGAGCAGCCAGATCAGCAAGTGCGGCGTGATAGGGGCGATGCAACCGGTCAAGCCGACGTTCCTTTTCAACTGCATCTGCGTAATGGTTGGCGGGAATGATTGTGCCATCGGAAAGACGCATCAGCAGGGTCGGGTCACGTTCACCACGGTTCGGATCAATCACCAACCGCGAGAAGTTGGATAGAATCGCAGTTGCCCCTAGGGCAGTTGCAAGCCCGTGGGTCACCCCAGCGGCGCCAATATCATAGGCAATGTGGCGTTCCATGTCCGCCGCAGGCAGGCCAAGATCGCCCCCATTCACCCATTCCGGCACGTGATTTGACGCGTGATCGCTCGTAATTAACCAGCGAGACGGGTTTTTGGGCTCAAGAGTGGTGAAATATTCAACAGTCATACGTGTTTCATCAAAATAGAGTTGAGTGCAGTTGTGACGTCCGGGGTTATAAGCAATAAGGGCGCCAAAAGGTGTTATCGCTAACGAAGGCACCTCACGCAGTTGAAGTATAAGGATCACCCGTATGAGACGTCACCGCAATGTCAAAATCGTCGCAACACTAGGACCAGCATCTAACGACTACGACATGATCCGTAAGTTGGTTGAAGCCGGTGCCGACGTGTTCCGTCTGAATATGTCCCACGGTGATCATTCCGAAATCAAAGTGCGTCACGAAATCATTCGCCAAGTTGAAAAAGACCTCAACAGCCCGATCGGTATTCTGGCCGACCTTCAGGGGCCAAAACTGCGTGTTGGTGTGTTTGCAAACGACGATGGCGAAGAACTGGTGCCGGGCGCAGATTTCCGTCTCGACCTTGATGACGCGCCGGGTGATCTGACCCGCGTACAGCTGCCGCACACTGAAATTTTCGACGCACTTGAACCGGGCGCGCACCTGCTGGTGAACGACGGTAAGATCAAGCTGCGTGTCAAAGACTGCGGCGCGACTTTCGCGAACTGCGAAGTCATCGTTGGCGGCGTGATTTCCAACCGTAAAGGCGTGAACGTGCCTGACGTGACACTGCCATTGGCCGCGCTGTCTCCAAAAGATCTGAAAGACCTCGAATTCGTGTGCGAATTGGGCGTGGACTGGCTGGCGCTGTCCTTCGTGCAGCGTGCCGCTGACGTCGAACAAGCCCGCAAACTGTGCAACGGGCGTGCGGCGATCTTGTCCAAGATTGAAAAGCCAAACGCGGTGAAGGCGTTCGAAGAAATCCTCGCGGTGTCCGACGGTATCATGGTTGCGCGTGGCGATCTGGGTGTTGAACTGCCTGTGCAGAACGTCCCACCAATCCAGAAAAGCTTGATCCGTAAATGCCGTGCGGCTGCCAAGCCAGTGATCGTGGCGACACAGATGCTCGAATCCATGATCGACAGCCCGATGCCGACACGTGCCGAAGTCTCTGACGTCGCAACCGCGATCTACGAAGGCACGGACGCGATCATGTTGTCTGCAGAATCTGCGGCTGGGTCTTATCCGGTTGAAGCCGTGACAACGATGTCCAATGTAGCCGCCGAAGTCGAAGCTGACCCAACCTACACCGACATCATCGAAGCATCCCGCAATTCCACTGGTAAAACAGTGGCCGACGGGATCGTTTCTGCGGCGCGTGAAATTGCGGAAACCACAGACGTCAAAGCAATCTGCTGTTTCTCCCAATCTGGGACAACAGCATCCTTGGTTGCACGCGAACGCCCGCGGGTGCCGATCGTTGCGATGACCAGCTCACCTGAAATCGCGCGGCGTTTGTGCCTGACATGGGGCACCAACTGCGTGGTCACGGGCGACGTTCACCGGTTTAAGGATGCGGTGATCGCGGCTGTGCGTGCGGCAAAGGCTGAAGACTTGGTCGACGAATCCGACATGATCGTTGTAACAGCTGGTGTGCCCTTCAACACACCGGGTACGACGAACATCTTGCGGGTTGCCCCATGTGCAGAAAAGTTGATTTTCACAGCAGATGCTGATTA
The Rhodobacteraceae bacterium S2214 genome window above contains:
- a CDS encoding DUF1244 domain-containing protein; the encoded protein is MDDQTRIEIEAAAFRRLQKHLMEDRPDAQNIDMMNLAGFCRNCLSRWYQEAANERGIEMDKDAGREAFYGMPFADWRDKHQTDASDAAKAAFAESHPEK
- a CDS encoding N-formylglutamate amidohydrolase; its protein translation is MTVEYFTTLEPKNPSRWLITSDHASNHVPEWVNGGDLGLPAADMERHIAYDIGAAGVTHGLATALGATAILSNFSRLVIDPNRGERDPTLLMRLSDGTIIPANHYADAVEKERRLDRLHRPYHAALADLAARRDDTVICSVHSFTPQMRGRPPRPWEIGVLYADDDRLARPLIAACEAMGWCVGDNAPYVGYFPDDAIDRHATAHNRPNVLIELRNDLIADAAGQALWAGRLAPILDKVLADTGL
- the pyk gene encoding pyruvate kinase, with product MRRHRNVKIVATLGPASNDYDMIRKLVEAGADVFRLNMSHGDHSEIKVRHEIIRQVEKDLNSPIGILADLQGPKLRVGVFANDDGEELVPGADFRLDLDDAPGDLTRVQLPHTEIFDALEPGAHLLVNDGKIKLRVKDCGATFANCEVIVGGVISNRKGVNVPDVTLPLAALSPKDLKDLEFVCELGVDWLALSFVQRAADVEQARKLCNGRAAILSKIEKPNAVKAFEEILAVSDGIMVARGDLGVELPVQNVPPIQKSLIRKCRAAAKPVIVATQMLESMIDSPMPTRAEVSDVATAIYEGTDAIMLSAESAAGSYPVEAVTTMSNVAAEVEADPTYTDIIEASRNSTGKTVADGIVSAAREIAETTDVKAICCFSQSGTTASLVARERPRVPIVAMTSSPEIARRLCLTWGTNCVVTGDVHRFKDAVIAAVRAAKAEDLVDESDMIVVTAGVPFNTPGTTNILRVAPCAEKLIFTADAD